From Longimicrobiaceae bacterium:
CGTGGTTCGCCCCCCGTGCCGCGCGTCCGTCCCTGTTCCGAGACACCCCCCATCTCGGAGCACCGGCGAATGCAGACGCCTCCAGCCTGGTCGCACACGCGAGCCGAGACCTTCCGGCTCTGCCGCCGACGCTACTTCTACCGGTACCACGCCGCATCGGTGGGCTGGCGCCAGGATGCGGACCCGCTCGCGAAGCGGGCGTACGCGCTGCGGCACCTGACCACGTTCGACCTCGTGCTGGGGATCGAGGTCCACGCGCGGGCACGCGAGCTCGCCTTTGCCGTCCGACGCCGCAGGGGGCTCCCCACGGCGGACGAGCTCCGCGCCCGCACCCGCCTCGCGCTGAACCGGGCCTGGGCGGCGACCGACGTGCGCGCCTTTCTCCGGGATCCGAAGCGCATTCCCATGCTCGCCGCCCGCTACTACGAGCGCGGGGTCGGTCCGGCCACTATCGAGCGGATCCGCGAGAAGCTCTCCCGAACGCACACGCACCTGATCGCATCCCCGGTCTGGGTGGAGCTGCGTGAAGCGGGACCGGCGGGGATCCACCTGGTCGACGCGCTCTCCGCGTTCCAACTGGGCGAGATCCCCGTCTACGCCGCTCCGGACCTCGTCTTCTCCCGTGCA
This genomic window contains:
- a CDS encoding PD-(D/E)XK nuclease family protein encodes the protein MQTPPAWSHTRAETFRLCRRRYFYRYHAASVGWRQDADPLAKRAYALRHLTTFDLVLGIEVHARARELAFAVRRRRGLPTADELRARTRLALNRAWAATDVRAFLRDPKRIPMLAARYYERGVGPATIERIREKLSRTHTHLIASPVWVELREAGPAGIHLVDALSAFQLGEIPVYAAPDLVFSRAGDTVIVDWKTSYDRDARAQVAVYGLYIRHVLGVASSEGAYVARVVHLVDGDETTWNVTDTELDAAEERIQESSEAMRAADAAAAGPAWREAFPLTRRRDRCGTCPFWEFCEGEIRGEEPLPA